Below is a genomic region from Kryptolebias marmoratus isolate JLee-2015 linkage group LG12, ASM164957v2, whole genome shotgun sequence.
AAGTAGAgcctccttcctcttcttcgACTCCTCAGACACCTCCTTCTGTTTCACTACAATCTGGGCTTGTTTCTCGATCATGGTGGCAATGGCCTGGACCTCAGCTAAACGGAGGGAAAAAGTCACAATAAGTGAATAAATCACGACAGCCTTTAGCACCCATCACTATTAAAAGCATCAGACTTTttctttagacaaaaaaaacaacaacctgtaaGCTATTGTGGCTTTCCACTGCGCTCCAAATTCAACGCAAACCACCCAAAACTTCAAATAACTAGTAGCTTTGTTTTCAGATAgtattaaaaagtcaaattgtgttttttttgtgacagtttaAATTGGCATaatagttttaaactttagaaaTATTACCATGATATTTACGTATTACTGTTACTTGCGTCTCAATTGGATTGTTGCGAGGCTTTCTGGTGAATTATAGATGAGCCGTGCTACATCCTTGCACTAAGTGTGGATGTTCTCAAATGTTACAACTTACACTAGAAGATTTGCTGAATTAGGataaggatttttaaaaactaaagaccaTTACCATCATCAGTATTTCGTCTCCCTGCTGACTGTCTGACATACTCTGTCCACTGGTTAATAATCTGCGTGCACACGTCCTCCATGGTGTCCTCTTCCTGCACAGATTGaggaaaaatggcaaaaataactaaactgtGTAATTGAGCTGCAGTGCATATGAGTagtattgtcattttttaaacgTATTGgtataaaacatgacaatacagcagagttttaatatttgacaCGTAAGTAATAATGTTACAGTTGATCAAAACTCAgcaaattcagatttttaaaggTTCAGGTTATTTTTTCCCACAGAGAATCTTAAACTAGCATTAGCTTTAACTAACTATAGTTCGGTTCATAAAAACTACAGGTGATATTCATGATTAAAACACGTTTTAAACGGAGTTTGGCGTGACAGAAGAGAAAAGCGCTATCTTCGTCTGAGTTATGTGGACTTTAGTTGAAGATAAACTACATCTAACGCTAATAATGAACCCAATAAATCCAGCTGACATCAGCAGTACGACTTGGTCCACCCGACAgtcaaagagacagacagacagacagcagcagatgtgAGGACACAGCCGCGGTGTCTGAGCAGGACACGCCGCCTTAGACATTCACCAGGAAAGCGGAAAAGATTCCTTGAAGCGCATCTTTTTTCTCCTCGTCGCTGTCCTCTTCCTGTAAAATCCCCAAAATGTAAGCCCCGTACACCTCACGGTCCACTTCCAACGAGTCCAGACGATCATTTAGCCAGCTTTCAAACTCCCCGGCATCGCTCACCGGCGCCGCCATCTTGGCGCTTTGGGGTCTTTCGTTTGACACTCGGCTGCCCGTGTTATTTGCCTGTGTAAAATGAAacgaactaaaataaaataggcCGGAGATCTTAGCTTTATGAACCAGGAATAACAGTCCCAATTTAAGTAAGTTAAACCTATTGTCATATATCATGCTAACAACAATATAAAAGGTTTCATAATATCTAGTTGTAGAATAATGTGTAATTAGATTTGTGGATAGAAACAGAAGCACCAAAGGAGGCAACGGCCACCCCTGGTCCCCTCTAGACAGACATTTTTATCCtcctgtgtgtatttttaatttccccCATCCGTTTGGGATTagtaaaacataataaacatagcagacaaacaaattactattttcttcatttaaaaatatcaattaCACCCCCCGAAGTCGGTGTCCTCATATGAAAATACAGTGTCTTAGAAGGCTATATacataatatttgttttattagtatGAATTTAAGAGGGAGGACTAGCTTCAATGAGTTGAATAGTGACTGTGCTGTTCTCAGTTAGTAATATCAACTTTAACTTTCAAACTAAAGTAGGTCTATATCAGACCGTGATTATCTAATTTGCatattgcagtattttttttttaaaatgacagcagtgtaataaaactcctgaaatttTG
It encodes:
- the ccdc43 gene encoding coiled-coil domain-containing protein 43 isoform X2, producing the protein MAAPVSDAGEFESWLNDRLDSLEVDREVYGAYILGILQEEDSDEEKKDALQGIFSAFLEEDTMEDVCTQIINQWTEYVRQSAGRRNTDDAEVQAIATMIEKQAQIVVKQKEVSEESKKRKEALLAQYANITDEEDEAEEGEPATGNDFTGTDKSLFKNTNVEEVFNRQKQKREQAREDAQKKKEMDKMQREKDKLAKQDRKEKEKKRTQKDLNCS
- the ccdc43 gene encoding coiled-coil domain-containing protein 43 isoform X1, which produces MAAPVSDAGEFESWLNDRLDSLEVDREVYGAYILGILQEEDSDEEKKDALQGIFSAFLEEDTMEDVCTQIINQWTEYVRQSAGRRNTDDAEVQAIATMIEKQAQIVVKQKEVSEESKKRKEALLAQYANITDEEDEAEEGEPATGNDFTGTDKSLFKNTNVEEVFNRQKQKREQAREDAQKKKEMDKMQREKDKLAKQDRKEKEKKRTQKGLHVTDDRVESRSLIR